The sequence GGGACATGTCGATCCTGCAGGTCGTGCCCGGACTCCGGCTGGCCGCCCCGCGCGACGCCGACCAGGTGCGGGCGCAGCTGCGCGAGGCCGTCGCCGTCGACGACGCGCCGACCGTGGTGCGCTTCTCCAAGGGTGCCGTCGGCCCCGCCGTACCGGCCGTGGGCCGCGTCGGCGGCATGGACGTGCTGCGCGAGCCGGGCACCGACCGGCCGGACGTGTTGTTGGTCTCGGTGGGTGCCCTGGCCCCGATGTGCCTGGAGATCGCCGACCTGCTCGACAAGCAGGGCATCTCCACCACCGTGGTCGACCCGCGCTGGGTCAAGCCCGTCGACGAGGCCATGGCCCCGCTCGCCGACCGGCACCGCGTCGTCGTCACCGTCGAGGACAACAGCCGCGTCGGCGGTGTCGGCTCGGCGATCGCCCAGGCGCTCAGGGACGCCGGTGTGGACGTGCCGCTGCGTGACTTCGGCATCCCGCCGCGCTTCCTCGACCACGCCTCCCGCGCGGAGGTCATGGCCGAGATCGGGCTGACCGCGCCCGACATCGCCCGCCAGGTCACCGGCCTGGTGTCCAAACTGGACGGTCGTTTCGAGGACGCGGCCGACGCGGCCGACGCCGTGGACTCCGTCGAACCGGCGCGCGACTAGGTACGCCCGGGAAAGCACCCGTAGGGCCGGTTTCGCCTCCTTCCCCGGTGGCGGAACCGGCCCGTCTGCGTGAACCTGCCTGTGCCGGGGCATACGCATCCCCAGCTCTCTCGATCATGTCGAGGACGACGAGCGTGTGGGAGGTAGGCCCGTGAGCAGCACCCTCTTCCGAACGAAGAAGGTCGAACAGTCCATCCTCGACACCGAGGAACCGGAGCACGCGCTCAAGAAGTCCCTGTCCGCGCTGGACCTGACCGTGTTCGGTGTCGGTGTCATCATCGGCACCGGCATCTTCGTGTACACCGGGTCGGTCGCCAAGACGACCGCGGGCCCCGCGATCTCCCTGTCCTTCGTCGCCGCGGGTGTCGTCTGCGCCCTGGCCGCGCTCTGCTACGCCGAGTTCGCCTCCACCGTCCCGGTGGCCGGGTCCGCGTACACCTTCTCCTACGCCTCGATCGGCGAGCTGCCCGCCTGGATCATCGGCTGGGACCTGGTCCTGGAGTTCGCGCTGGGCACGGCGGTGGTCGCCGTCGGCTGGTCCGGCTATTTCCGGTCGTTCCTGGTCAACAACATCGGCTGGCACGTGCCCGAGGTGATGGGCGGGCGGGACGGCGCCTCCGGCTTCGGCTTCGACCTGTTCGCGGCCCTGCTGGTCCTGGTGCTCACGGCCGTGCTCGTCATCGGCATGAAGCTGTCCGCGCGGGTCACCCAGGTGGTCGTGGCGATCAAGCTGGTCGTCGTGTTCATCGTGATCATCGCCGGGGCGTTCATCGTCGACACGGCCAACTACCACCCCTACATCCCGCGGTCCGAGAGCGCGGCGGCCGGCGGCAGCCTCAAGGCTCCGCTGATCCAGCTGATGTTCGGATGGGCGCCCTCCAACTTCGGTGTGATGGGCGTCTTCACCGGCGCCTCGATCGTGTTCTTCGCCTTCATCGGCTTCGACGTGGTGGCCACGGCCGCCGAGGAGACCCGCAACCCGCAGCGCGACATGCCGCGCGGCATCATCGGTTCGCTGTTCATCTGCACGGTGCTCTACGTGGCGGTCTCGATCGTCGTCACCGGCATGCAGAAGTACCGGGAGCTGTCCGTACAGGCCCCGCTCGCGGAGGCCTTCAAGGCCACGGGGCACCCCTGGTACGCGGGCGTGATCAGCTTCGGCGCCACCATCGGCCTGATCACCGTCTGCATGATCCTGCTCCTGGGCCAGACCCGGGTGTTCTTCGCGATGAGCCGCGACGGGCTGCTGCCGCGGTTCTTCTCGCACACCCACCCGCGCTTCAGGACGCCCTACCGTCCGACCATCCTGCTCGGCGTGATCATCGCCGTAGTCGCGGGCTTCACCAGTCTCCGCACGCTCGGTGAACTGGTGAACATCGGCACGCTGTTCGCCTTCATCGTCGTCGCGATCAGCGTCATCATCCTCCGCAGGACCCGCCCCGACCTGCACCGCGCCTTCCGCACCCCATGGGTCCCGGTCATCCCGATCCTGTCCGTGTGCGCCTCGCTGTGGCTGATGCTCAACCTGCCCGCCGAGACCTGGCTCCGGTTCGCCATCTGGATGGTGATCGGTTTCCTCGTCTACTTCCTCTACGGCCGCACGCACAGCCGCCTCGCCCGGGACGGGGAGACCGCCGTCGGCGAGGTCACGCGTCCGCCGAACGGCGGCACCCCTTGACCGGTCACCCGTCGGC is a genomic window of Streptomyces griseochromogenes containing:
- a CDS encoding amino acid permease is translated as MSSTLFRTKKVEQSILDTEEPEHALKKSLSALDLTVFGVGVIIGTGIFVYTGSVAKTTAGPAISLSFVAAGVVCALAALCYAEFASTVPVAGSAYTFSYASIGELPAWIIGWDLVLEFALGTAVVAVGWSGYFRSFLVNNIGWHVPEVMGGRDGASGFGFDLFAALLVLVLTAVLVIGMKLSARVTQVVVAIKLVVVFIVIIAGAFIVDTANYHPYIPRSESAAAGGSLKAPLIQLMFGWAPSNFGVMGVFTGASIVFFAFIGFDVVATAAEETRNPQRDMPRGIIGSLFICTVLYVAVSIVVTGMQKYRELSVQAPLAEAFKATGHPWYAGVISFGATIGLITVCMILLLGQTRVFFAMSRDGLLPRFFSHTHPRFRTPYRPTILLGVIIAVVAGFTSLRTLGELVNIGTLFAFIVVAISVIILRRTRPDLHRAFRTPWVPVIPILSVCASLWLMLNLPAETWLRFAIWMVIGFLVYFLYGRTHSRLARDGETAVGEVTRPPNGGTP